A stretch of Aerococcus urinaehominis DNA encodes these proteins:
- a CDS encoding NAD(P)H-dependent glycerol-3-phosphate dehydrogenase, whose protein sequence is MSKRVSILGAGSWGTALASVLAKNKQEVLLWSRDQGQIERIRATGKNADYLADYVLPANIQLSADLAAAVDFADIICFVVPTKAIRTLASQVANLLKDRTSDRSVPVIMHASKGLEQGSHLRISQVLADSLAGLDYRGVVVLSGPSHAEEVVREDITAITAASQDDEAARLIQTLFSNDFFRVYTNTDVIGVELGGALKNIIALGAGALVGLGYGDNAKAALVTRGLAEISRLGVAMGADPLTFAGLSGVGDLVVTATSPHSRNWQAGRAIAQGQAVKEVEGGSRMVVEGISTAIAANELAAELEIDMPITQAIYDVVYLEKPIRQVINNLMRRKGKGEVSMASQLADASRENN, encoded by the coding sequence ATGTCTAAGCGTGTAAGTATTCTAGGAGCTGGATCTTGGGGCACAGCCCTAGCCAGTGTATTAGCTAAAAACAAGCAGGAGGTTTTGCTCTGGTCTAGAGACCAAGGCCAAATTGAGCGCATCCGAGCCACAGGTAAAAATGCTGACTATCTAGCTGACTATGTTTTACCAGCTAATATTCAATTAAGTGCGGATTTGGCTGCCGCCGTGGATTTTGCTGATATTATCTGTTTTGTAGTGCCGACAAAAGCTATTAGAACTTTAGCTAGTCAGGTAGCCAATCTGTTGAAGGACCGAACTAGTGACCGTTCTGTGCCAGTAATTATGCATGCTAGCAAAGGCTTGGAGCAAGGTAGCCATCTGCGTATCAGTCAGGTTCTAGCTGATAGTTTAGCCGGCCTTGATTATCGTGGTGTGGTGGTCCTTTCGGGTCCTAGTCATGCTGAAGAAGTGGTTAGGGAGGATATTACTGCGATTACAGCGGCTAGTCAGGATGATGAAGCTGCGCGTTTGATTCAGACTTTATTTTCTAACGATTTCTTCCGTGTTTACACGAATACCGATGTGATTGGTGTGGAACTAGGTGGCGCCCTCAAAAATATTATTGCTTTGGGGGCGGGAGCCTTAGTTGGTCTCGGTTACGGGGATAATGCCAAGGCAGCGCTGGTAACTAGGGGGCTGGCTGAAATTTCTCGTTTAGGCGTAGCCATGGGAGCCGACCCGCTAACATTTGCTGGACTATCGGGTGTGGGAGATTTAGTGGTTACAGCAACCAGCCCCCATTCCCGTAATTGGCAGGCCGGTCGGGCGATTGCCCAAGGTCAAGCTGTTAAAGAAGTTGAGGGTGGTTCTAGAATGGTCGTTGAAGGGATTTCTACGGCAATTGCCGCTAATGAATTGGCGGCTGAATTAGAGATTGATATGCCCATTACCCAAGCTATCTATGATGTGGTTTACTTAGAAAAACCTATCCGCCAGGTGATAAATAACTTGATGCGCCGCAAGGGTAAGGGTGAGGTATCCATGGCTAGTCAACTTGCTGATGCTAGCCGCGAAAATAATTAA
- a CDS encoding phage holin family protein, with product MTFILKILIDALGLFLLAMLLAPDVYIASFGTAVLVAVVLAFVNQFIRPIAKILSFPLNLLSLGLFSWVVNGFMLVITSWFFASGFNFTSFGYAILMAMLFSIYHWFVDRVLGHR from the coding sequence ATGACCTTTATCCTAAAAATCCTGATTGATGCCTTGGGACTATTTTTATTAGCTATGTTGCTAGCACCCGATGTTTATATTGCTAGTTTTGGGACAGCTGTATTAGTTGCAGTTGTCTTAGCTTTTGTTAATCAATTTATTCGCCCAATTGCTAAAATCCTATCTTTTCCTTTGAATTTACTGAGCCTAGGCCTATTTTCTTGGGTGGTCAATGGTTTTATGCTAGTGATAACGTCCTGGTTTTTTGCCAGTGGTTTCAATTTTACTAGCTTTGGCTATGCTATTTTAATGGCGATGCTCTTTTCAATCTATCACTGGTTTGTAGACCGCGTGCTTGGACATAGATAG
- a CDS encoding PspC domain-containing protein, whose protein sequence is MKEKLYRSAYNKKIAGVCGGIAEYLGIDAGLVRFIAVILLLFGRTLTLVVYAFLAWQLPVDSKRPYDRVDDHRKKNGRRIYQARPADDDPQNDDQWSDF, encoded by the coding sequence ATGAAAGAAAAATTGTATCGATCAGCCTATAACAAAAAAATTGCTGGGGTGTGCGGTGGTATTGCCGAATACCTAGGTATTGATGCCGGCTTAGTGCGCTTTATTGCAGTTATTTTACTGCTTTTCGGTCGCACTTTAACCCTTGTTGTTTATGCCTTTTTAGCCTGGCAATTACCGGTAGATAGTAAGCGTCCCTACGACAGGGTAGATGACCACCGGAAAAAGAATGGCCGGCGCATCTATCAGGCTCGTCCCGCCGATGATGATCCCCAAAATGATGACCAATGGAGTGACTTTTAA
- a CDS encoding DUF4097 family beta strand repeat-containing protein has translation MQENYRQRILGLVESGSLNQAEADILLANYQDQVNHANNQTDTSQAKSETGQTRGQSKQGLAARYQQLLNQRRAKQDQLNSLTEDFQDYAREQLAADISLLDQQIAQLAQDLGYVDQVDGHGQDQVEQGQTQTASHKDGYQSGEQPGTDWRQMLADGLVTLRDNVQKTIDFEKTRLGVPIPKLISHQYDQEIIYPGDQVKIIRANVGKGSIKINRHNQDQVIVHAWGKMIGDYAEETAGAAFRNRSQLSLDDQILTISGDAKAMSMNLTISLPNHYFDLIDLSIWSGPISVDQVEVGDFQVKAIDGEISLTDIQAKFIDIDQKHGSQNLDQVVGQTQVLKTLSGDIRLVGGVRSLKMSTINGSLRASLVNDDLGDIAMTSKNGQVKLNLPDHLPVQGQAQIKSGQLRFYKDDFISQLLSQDSFNKRVSFSRKGQGDLVNVDLETLAGDIWIK, from the coding sequence GTGCAAGAAAATTACCGCCAAAGAATTTTAGGACTAGTTGAATCCGGCAGCCTGAATCAGGCTGAAGCAGATATTCTACTAGCAAATTACCAAGATCAAGTTAATCATGCGAATAATCAAACTGACACGAGCCAAGCGAAATCTGAGACTGGTCAGACTAGAGGGCAGTCCAAGCAAGGGTTAGCGGCCCGTTACCAACAGTTGTTGAACCAACGACGTGCTAAACAAGACCAGCTAAACAGCCTAACCGAAGACTTTCAGGATTATGCTCGTGAGCAATTGGCAGCAGATATTAGCCTTTTAGACCAGCAAATTGCCCAGCTAGCCCAGGACTTGGGTTATGTGGACCAAGTAGATGGCCATGGCCAAGACCAAGTTGAGCAAGGACAGACGCAAACAGCTTCCCACAAAGATGGATATCAGAGTGGAGAGCAACCTGGTACAGATTGGCGGCAAATGCTGGCAGATGGCCTGGTGACCCTGCGAGACAATGTTCAAAAGACGATTGATTTTGAAAAGACACGCCTAGGTGTCCCCATTCCTAAATTAATTTCCCACCAATATGACCAGGAGATTATCTATCCTGGGGACCAGGTTAAGATTATCCGGGCCAATGTCGGTAAAGGAAGCATAAAAATAAATCGTCATAACCAAGACCAAGTGATTGTTCATGCTTGGGGGAAAATGATTGGTGATTACGCAGAGGAGACAGCTGGGGCTGCTTTCCGTAATCGTAGTCAGCTTAGCTTGGATGACCAAATTTTAACCATTAGTGGCGATGCTAAGGCGATGAGTATGAACTTAACAATTAGTCTGCCTAACCACTATTTTGACTTAATTGATTTATCTATTTGGTCTGGTCCGATTTCGGTTGACCAAGTTGAAGTTGGCGATTTTCAGGTAAAGGCTATTGATGGAGAGATTAGTCTAACTGATATCCAAGCAAAATTTATTGACATTGACCAAAAACACGGTAGCCAAAACCTAGACCAGGTGGTTGGTCAGACCCAGGTACTCAAGACGCTATCGGGAGATATCCGCCTAGTCGGTGGTGTACGATCCCTAAAAATGTCGACAATTAATGGCAGCCTGCGTGCTAGCTTAGTTAATGATGATTTAGGCGATATCGCTATGACCAGTAAAAATGGCCAGGTCAAGCTTAATCTACCCGACCACTTACCGGTTCAAGGTCAGGCCCAAATAAAGAGTGGCCAGTTGCGATTTTACAAAGATGATTTTATCAGTCAGCTGCTTAGCCAGGATAGTTTCAATAAGCGAGTTAGTTTCAGTCGTAAGGGGCAAGGAGACCTTGTAAATGTTGACTTAGAAACCTTGGCTGGCGACATCTGGATTAAATAG
- a CDS encoding SbcC/MukB-like Walker B domain-containing protein has product MKPISLSFTAFGPYKGTVTIDFADLYHHRVFLISGPTGGGKTMIFDAMVYALYGQASGSSRQTNELKSQYASDIDLCRVVFTFEVQGQAYTVERWPNQMGPGKKKPVVQVNAGVSLAPYEGDPKQVEAKIQSLVGLTYNQFRQIVLLPQGEFKKLLTAKTSDKMPIFRNIFATEDIAAFQESLGQRFKLVRREADQAHQDLSQAQDHLLALFDDQAQDQLKNIFDQEASDQALAWLAQAQQDLSKQRQDLNQAIKLRQLAQDRHRDILNLFSDQDDLAKRQARLAADQAAVTDQREAYQNYQASQPAYQAYQAFQRDQQALARQNQAWQHLQQDQEKYDQDKKAYQAEQDRQQAALATLASDQDKLTQLGQDIEAGRRYQDLLAQGQASKQKLSGQLATSQSLKDQLAQQTDHLASHQQQLNQLESQLIDMEALYRDKDQLSHRDHHLSQVKDRLASYQSLLAGRDQANHSYQGQRQAYDQASQKLKELRLDYYDNLAGYLAQDLEAAQPCPVCGSFDHPKPALLTSQTVSQSELDQAEKRLQKEKSTLDQLSFQLSQYNQDLDQLLVEMAWQDLDLDQISNDLAQQLAQQNQAWQVWEDQVASYHQQEQQLKSLRSACQNDQAQLNQLKDQLSQQTHESARIQAQLEAIDQQLASYDQNKDWHNLDQWQKNYQELSQRIQAHQELAKRLENWQHQLDQEGVRLASRYELIEDQRDQAKQASQASYQLYQDQLAQLAWSEDQLLTLHQADCDWQDLGQQLKELDQTAYALAEQAKHLDKKFSQLAVDQDRASYQQKAAELAAEADRQSEALTRLIGQDQALTRAIKSWQISDTNYHQLSGDYSLLASLNRVANGEGRDKKITFETYILTLYFEKVLAIANLTLKQLTQGRYRFIRQKELRGRGYQGLDVEVIDYFTGQSRSVDSLSGGESFKAALALALGLSEVMQAVSGGRAVQLLFIDEGFGSLDQESLQQALDCLIDLQQSSGRLIGIISHVAALKAQIPAQLQVTTGPEGSRVRTLTPN; this is encoded by the coding sequence ATGAAACCGATTAGCCTAAGTTTTACTGCATTTGGTCCTTATAAAGGGACAGTGACTATTGATTTCGCTGATCTCTATCACCACCGTGTTTTCTTGATTAGTGGCCCGACCGGTGGAGGAAAGACCATGATATTTGATGCTATGGTCTATGCCTTATATGGTCAAGCTTCTGGTTCAAGTCGTCAGACGAATGAGCTGAAATCGCAATATGCATCAGATATCGATTTATGCCGGGTGGTGTTTACTTTTGAAGTTCAAGGTCAGGCCTATACAGTTGAGCGGTGGCCCAATCAAATGGGCCCGGGTAAGAAAAAGCCAGTTGTCCAAGTGAATGCTGGTGTCAGTCTTGCTCCTTATGAGGGGGATCCTAAGCAAGTGGAAGCTAAAATACAAAGTTTAGTTGGCCTAACTTATAATCAATTTCGCCAAATTGTCTTGTTGCCCCAAGGAGAATTTAAAAAATTACTAACAGCCAAAACGAGCGATAAGATGCCTATTTTTCGAAATATCTTCGCCACCGAAGACATAGCTGCTTTTCAAGAAAGTTTGGGTCAACGTTTTAAGTTAGTTAGGCGGGAAGCCGACCAGGCCCACCAGGATTTAAGCCAGGCTCAAGACCACTTGTTAGCGCTTTTTGATGACCAAGCTCAAGACCAGTTAAAAAATATTTTTGACCAGGAGGCTAGTGACCAGGCTTTGGCTTGGTTAGCTCAAGCACAACAAGACTTATCTAAGCAACGACAAGATCTAAACCAAGCTATCAAACTGCGTCAATTAGCCCAAGACCGCCATCGGGATATCCTCAATCTTTTTAGTGACCAAGATGACTTGGCAAAGCGCCAAGCGCGTTTAGCAGCTGACCAAGCAGCGGTAACAGACCAAAGGGAGGCCTACCAAAATTACCAGGCCAGCCAGCCAGCCTATCAGGCTTATCAAGCCTTTCAAAGGGACCAGCAAGCTTTAGCAAGACAAAATCAAGCCTGGCAGCATTTACAACAAGACCAGGAAAAATATGACCAAGATAAAAAGGCCTATCAAGCAGAACAAGATCGCCAGCAAGCAGCCCTGGCAACTTTAGCCAGTGACCAGGATAAATTGACCCAATTAGGTCAAGATATCGAAGCTGGCCGCCGTTACCAAGATTTACTAGCGCAAGGCCAGGCTAGTAAGCAAAAACTCAGTGGTCAACTGGCAACTAGTCAAAGCTTAAAGGACCAATTAGCCCAGCAGACTGACCATTTAGCTAGTCATCAGCAGCAATTAAACCAGCTTGAGAGCCAGTTGATTGACATGGAGGCCCTCTACCGAGACAAGGACCAATTAAGCCACCGGGATCATCATCTGAGCCAAGTTAAAGACCGGTTAGCTAGTTATCAAAGCTTATTAGCAGGTCGTGACCAGGCCAATCACTCTTATCAAGGCCAACGCCAAGCTTATGACCAGGCCAGCCAAAAGCTCAAAGAACTAAGGTTGGATTATTATGACAATTTAGCTGGTTACTTGGCCCAAGATTTAGAAGCCGCCCAACCCTGCCCTGTTTGTGGTAGTTTTGACCATCCCAAGCCAGCCCTACTAACTAGCCAGACTGTCAGCCAGTCTGAGCTAGACCAGGCCGAAAAAAGGCTACAAAAAGAGAAGTCTACTTTGGACCAACTGTCCTTTCAACTATCTCAGTATAACCAGGATTTGGATCAGTTATTAGTCGAGATGGCTTGGCAGGACTTGGATTTAGACCAAATCAGCAATGATTTAGCCCAGCAATTAGCCCAGCAAAATCAAGCCTGGCAAGTCTGGGAAGACCAAGTAGCCAGCTACCACCAACAAGAGCAACAACTTAAAAGCTTAAGGTCAGCTTGTCAGAATGACCAAGCCCAATTAAACCAACTTAAAGATCAGTTGAGTCAACAGACACACGAATCAGCTCGGATTCAGGCTCAGTTAGAAGCTATTGACCAACAGCTGGCCAGTTATGACCAAAATAAGGACTGGCACAATTTAGACCAATGGCAGAAAAATTATCAGGAGTTGAGTCAGCGTATCCAGGCTCACCAAGAATTGGCCAAACGCTTAGAAAATTGGCAGCACCAGTTAGACCAGGAGGGTGTTCGCTTGGCTAGTCGCTATGAGCTGATTGAGGACCAGAGAGACCAAGCCAAGCAAGCTAGTCAGGCTAGTTATCAGCTTTATCAGGACCAGCTAGCACAATTGGCTTGGTCTGAAGACCAATTACTAACTCTTCACCAAGCAGATTGCGACTGGCAAGACTTAGGTCAACAGCTCAAAGAGTTGGACCAGACCGCCTATGCCTTAGCAGAGCAAGCCAAGCACTTAGACAAAAAATTTAGCCAGTTAGCGGTAGACCAAGACCGGGCTAGCTATCAACAGAAGGCGGCAGAATTAGCAGCTGAGGCTGACCGACAATCAGAGGCGCTAACGCGGCTAATCGGTCAAGACCAAGCCCTAACTAGGGCAATCAAATCTTGGCAAATAAGCGATACCAACTACCATCAGTTATCAGGAGATTATAGCTTATTAGCTAGTTTAAACCGAGTCGCTAATGGGGAAGGTCGAGATAAGAAAATCACTTTTGAAACCTATATCCTGACCCTATATTTTGAAAAGGTACTGGCAATTGCTAATCTAACCCTCAAACAGTTGACCCAAGGGCGGTACCGCTTTATCAGACAAAAAGAACTCAGAGGTCGAGGCTACCAAGGGCTTGATGTCGAAGTCATTGATTATTTTACTGGTCAATCACGCAGTGTGGATTCTCTGTCTGGTGGTGAATCCTTTAAGGCAGCCTTGGCACTGGCCCTAGGACTCAGTGAAGTGATGCAAGCTGTCTCTGGGGGACGAGCTGTCCAACTACTATTTATTGATGAAGGCTTCGGTAGTCTCGATCAAGAATCCTTACAGCAAGCCTTAGATTGCTTAATAGACCTCCAGCAGAGCTCAGGCCGGTTAATTGGGATTATCTCCCATGTGGCGGCCTTAAAAGCACAAATTCCTGCGCAATTACAAGTCACAACCGGACCAGAGGGTAGCCGAGTAAGGACCCTTACCCCTAATTAA
- the galU gene encoding UTP--glucose-1-phosphate uridylyltransferase GalU, translating into MTKVRKAIIPAAGLGTRFLPATKAMAKEMLPIVDRPTIQFIVEEALKSGIEDILIITGKSKRPIEDYFDSNIELEHLLKRRGDIEKLELVQETVGLNLYFKRQAYPRGLGDAVLQAKAFVGNEPFVVMLGDDLMVDQEPLTKQLIGAYEETHASAIAVMPVPHQDTDKYGVIDPEGEYRPGLYNVRRFVEKPNPDQAPSNLAIIGRYLLTPEIFNLLEDQEPGAGNEIQLTDAIDRLNKTQRVFALEFTGQRYDVGDKLGYMKTIVEYGLTKHPIKEDLADYLLSLEDSL; encoded by the coding sequence ATGACAAAAGTAAGAAAAGCCATTATACCAGCAGCGGGTTTAGGGACCCGCTTTTTACCAGCTACTAAGGCCATGGCCAAAGAAATGCTACCGATTGTGGATCGCCCAACTATTCAATTTATTGTTGAAGAGGCGCTTAAATCAGGGATTGAAGATATCTTGATAATTACGGGTAAAAGTAAGCGGCCGATTGAAGATTATTTTGATTCTAATATTGAATTAGAGCACCTGCTAAAGCGGCGTGGTGATATTGAGAAATTAGAGTTAGTCCAAGAGACAGTCGGTCTTAACTTGTATTTTAAACGCCAAGCTTATCCACGGGGGTTAGGGGATGCTGTCTTGCAAGCCAAAGCCTTTGTAGGTAATGAGCCTTTTGTGGTAATGTTGGGGGACGACTTGATGGTAGACCAAGAACCTTTAACTAAGCAGCTAATCGGTGCCTATGAGGAAACGCATGCGTCAGCTATTGCTGTTATGCCAGTACCCCACCAGGACACCGATAAGTATGGTGTGATAGACCCAGAGGGCGAATATCGACCAGGCCTCTATAATGTGCGCCGATTTGTTGAAAAACCGAATCCAGACCAGGCCCCATCTAACTTAGCAATTATTGGTCGCTATCTCTTAACACCGGAAATTTTCAATTTGCTGGAGGACCAGGAACCTGGGGCTGGCAATGAAATTCAATTGACTGATGCCATTGACCGCTTAAATAAAACACAGCGGGTCTTTGCTTTAGAGTTTACCGGCCAGCGTTACGATGTCGGGGACAAACTAGGTTATATGAAAACCATTGTCGAGTATGGTCTGACTAAGCATCCAATTAAGGAAGACTTGGCCGACTACTTATTGAGTTTAGAGGATAGCCTTTAG
- the trxB gene encoding thioredoxin-disulfide reductase, whose amino-acid sequence MTAALYASRANLNVLMLERGVPGGELINTAEIENYPGFKHISGPDLANNMYESAMQFGVSYAYGQVKNFIPADQAGGDHQVITESDQVYQAKAVIIATGSVHRNLDVPGEEKYNGRGVSYCAVCDGAFFQDKNLKVVGGGDSAVEEGTFLTQYADTVNIVHRRDQLRAQKILQDRAFANDKVSFNWNQVVKEIKGDDLTVTGVVLEDTQTGEQHEEPADGVFIYVGLLPNTEPFRDLGITDEEGWIITDENMHTKIPGVFAVGDVRQKKLRQVSTAVGDGGAGGQEAYHYLESLKD is encoded by the coding sequence ATGACGGCTGCCCTGTATGCTTCTCGGGCTAATTTGAATGTATTGATGCTAGAGCGGGGTGTACCCGGTGGTGAGCTGATTAATACCGCTGAAATTGAAAATTATCCTGGCTTTAAGCATATTTCTGGACCGGACTTAGCTAATAATATGTACGAGTCAGCAATGCAATTTGGTGTGTCATATGCTTACGGCCAGGTTAAAAACTTTATCCCGGCTGATCAAGCTGGTGGTGACCACCAAGTCATCACTGAAAGTGACCAGGTCTACCAAGCCAAGGCCGTTATTATCGCGACGGGATCGGTTCATCGTAACTTGGATGTTCCTGGAGAAGAAAAATATAATGGCCGGGGTGTTAGCTACTGTGCTGTTTGTGATGGGGCTTTTTTCCAAGATAAAAATTTAAAAGTAGTCGGTGGTGGCGATTCAGCAGTTGAAGAAGGCACCTTCCTCACCCAGTACGCGGACACGGTCAATATTGTTCACCGCCGGGACCAATTGCGGGCGCAAAAAATCTTGCAGGATCGTGCCTTTGCTAACGACAAGGTGTCCTTTAACTGGAACCAGGTGGTTAAGGAAATTAAAGGAGATGACCTGACAGTAACGGGTGTGGTTTTAGAAGATACACAAACTGGTGAACAACACGAAGAGCCTGCTGACGGTGTTTTCATTTATGTTGGTCTCTTGCCTAATACGGAGCCCTTCCGAGACCTGGGGATTACTGATGAAGAAGGCTGGATTATTACTGATGAGAATATGCATACCAAGATTCCTGGTGTATTTGCTGTCGGCGATGTCCGCCAGAAAAAATTACGTCAGGTATCCACAGCCGTTGGTGACGGTGGTGCCGGTGGCCAAGAGGCTTACCATTATTTAGAAAGCTTAAAGGATTAG
- the hprK gene encoding HPr(Ser) kinase/phosphatase: MQNVTVSDLVTDLELKVISGEEFLNRPITTSDIQRPGLELTGYFNYYPAERVQLFGRTEYTYMNKMTSDERLLIMRRMSREETPCFIFSRHFQPEYEVIQAAGENQIPVLSGREATTQLSSSLTNYLQARLAERESVHGVFVEVYGLGILLTGSSGVGKSETALELIRNGHRLVADDRVDLFQRDENTLMGEAPAILQNMMEIRGLGIIDVMNLYGAGAVRQRQQLHMIIDLKRWEPGEKFDRLGNEPEMVDILGVRVNKITLPVQMGRNISNIVEVAAMNFRARSMGFDAAKAFEQRLSDLIAQNSGGDR; encoded by the coding sequence ATGCAGAATGTGACTGTTAGCGATCTGGTAACAGATTTAGAACTTAAGGTCATCAGTGGTGAAGAATTCTTAAATCGACCCATTACCACTAGTGACATCCAGCGGCCGGGCTTAGAATTAACCGGTTATTTTAACTATTATCCGGCTGAACGGGTCCAACTCTTTGGCCGGACTGAATACACTTATATGAACAAGATGACTAGTGATGAGCGTTTGCTGATTATGCGGCGCATGTCACGTGAAGAAACCCCTTGTTTTATTTTTTCTCGTCATTTCCAACCCGAGTATGAGGTTATTCAGGCAGCAGGCGAAAACCAAATTCCGGTCTTATCAGGAAGAGAAGCAACCACCCAGTTATCTTCGTCTCTAACTAACTATCTTCAGGCTCGTCTGGCTGAGCGTGAATCGGTCCACGGGGTGTTTGTTGAGGTCTACGGTTTAGGTATTTTGCTGACTGGTTCTTCTGGTGTTGGGAAGTCCGAAACAGCCCTAGAGTTAATTCGTAATGGCCACCGTTTGGTGGCGGATGACCGCGTTGATCTATTCCAAAGGGATGAGAACACCCTGATGGGCGAAGCACCAGCTATCCTTCAAAATATGATGGAGATTCGGGGGCTAGGTATTATTGATGTGATGAATCTTTATGGTGCTGGGGCGGTACGTCAGAGACAACAATTACATATGATTATTGATCTCAAGCGTTGGGAGCCTGGTGAAAAATTTGACCGCCTAGGGAATGAACCGGAAATGGTTGACATTTTAGGTGTTCGCGTCAACAAAATTACGCTACCGGTACAGATGGGCCGGAATATTTCGAATATTGTTGAGGTAGCAGCTATGAACTTTAGGGCGCGGAGCATGGGCTTCGATGCGGCTAAGGCCTTTGAACAGCGGCTTAGTGATTTGATTGCTCAAAATAGCGGAGGAGATAGATGA